The following proteins come from a genomic window of Campylobacter coli 76339:
- a CDS encoding putative periplasmic protein (vacJ homolog), translating into MNLTMIKQLFLKFFLLLCVTSFLSAQDLNDFEEEYQSYKVNDPLSGYNKAMTSFNVTLYDYGFRPILKGYNAITPEFIRLGVKNFFDNLFAPLRFVGNILQFKFEKAGEEFKRFSANTIMGFGGIMDPASKMGLKKHPADLGTVLAHWGVGGGFHIVLPVLGPSNLRDMLTLPATWYAVPTAYIDPTWASMAINTYGFANELSFKLDEIDEIYYNTPNLYPFLRDAYEQRRNELSK; encoded by the coding sequence TTGAACTTAACAATGATAAAACAATTATTTTTGAAATTTTTTCTTTTACTTTGCGTTACAAGTTTTTTATCTGCACAAGATCTCAATGATTTTGAAGAAGAGTATCAAAGCTATAAAGTAAACGATCCTCTTTCTGGATACAATAAAGCAATGACAAGCTTTAATGTTACTTTATATGATTATGGTTTTCGCCCTATCCTTAAAGGCTATAACGCTATCACTCCTGAATTTATTCGCTTAGGAGTGAAAAATTTTTTTGATAATTTATTTGCACCCCTACGCTTTGTAGGAAATATCTTACAGTTTAAGTTTGAAAAGGCGGGAGAAGAATTTAAAAGATTTAGCGCCAATACCATCATGGGTTTTGGTGGGATTATGGATCCTGCAAGCAAAATGGGACTTAAAAAACACCCTGCTGATCTAGGAACTGTTTTAGCACATTGGGGAGTGGGCGGAGGATTTCATATCGTCTTACCCGTGCTTGGCCCTAGCAATCTAAGAGATATGCTAACCCTACCTGCAACTTGGTATGCAGTCCCTACAGCCTATATAGATCCTACTTGGGCAAGTATGGCTATAAACACTTATGGCTTTGCAAATGAACTCAGCTTTAAACTAGATGAGATTGATGAAATTTATTATAATACTCCAAATTTATATCCATTTTTACGCGACGCTTACGAACAAAGACGCAATGAACTTAGTAAATAA
- a CDS encoding Putative periplasmic protein gives MKKIFLILALSLNIFALQLDEISSTMQKNINKSLQVLQNNKENKKQAADEIFQIFDHVIDYKLMAQLSLSKDYSKLSPKEQEKFTIAFEASLKKSFTDKLDLYKNQVLVVKSGELKNAKRYFLTSSMLVDGEEKNIIFKFYNNNNDWLIYDIDVLGVSIVQTYRSQFADILANQDFDTLLQKLENITIE, from the coding sequence ATGAAAAAAATATTTTTAATTTTAGCCCTATCTTTAAATATTTTTGCCTTGCAATTGGATGAAATTTCTAGCACCATGCAAAAAAATATCAATAAAAGTCTACAAGTTTTACAAAACAACAAAGAAAACAAAAAACAAGCTGCTGATGAAATTTTTCAAATTTTTGATCATGTAATTGATTATAAACTCATGGCTCAACTGAGTCTTTCTAAAGATTATTCTAAACTAAGCCCTAAAGAACAAGAAAAATTTACTATTGCTTTTGAAGCGAGCTTGAAAAAAAGCTTCACAGATAAACTTGATCTTTATAAAAACCAAGTTTTAGTAGTAAAAAGCGGAGAATTAAAAAATGCAAAACGATATTTTTTAACCTCTTCAATGTTAGTGGATGGAGAGGAAAAAAATATCATCTTTAAATTTTACAATAACAACAATGATTGGCTTATCTATGATATCGATGTTTTAGGTGTGAGCATAGTTCAAACCTACAGATCTCAATTTGCAGATATTTTAGCCAACCAAGATTTTGACACTCTGCTTCAAAAGCTTGAAAATATAACCATAGAATAA
- a CDS encoding Guanine-hypoxanthine permease has translation MDFFKLKENGTNVRTEVIAGLTTFLAMVYIIPVNSSIVGHTGMPIEALITATALITIVATAFNAFFANTPVAMSVGMGLNAYFTFAVCLGQKIPWQSALGAVFISSIIFLILSFTPFRLWVIRNIPKDLRLAICAGIGCFIAFLGLSQMGIISPNKDTLVSIGNFKNPHVLFGIFTLVLIVFFWAIKLRGAFILGVLISSIIAWIFEIDNASFPEQIFSLPNFSSENGLGVIFLELDIKSALNIAMIPIILTFFITQLFDSIGTITGIGERGKIFDDAKNGEKKLGKTLMADATGSALGALSGTSTVTAFVESTTGVESGGRTGLTALVVAICFAFTLFLLPLFKAIPANAIYPVLVMVGILMFMEVKNIDFKDSAIAVASFFTIIMMPFTYSITTGFAFGFLSYLLVRIFKREWDKINLGIIVLSLISLGNFLLIALQ, from the coding sequence ATGGATTTTTTCAAACTCAAAGAAAATGGCACTAATGTTCGAACTGAAGTTATAGCAGGACTAACGACTTTCTTAGCCATGGTTTACATCATTCCTGTAAATTCGAGTATAGTAGGTCATACAGGCATGCCTATAGAAGCTTTAATTACTGCAACTGCTTTAATTACTATTGTTGCAACCGCTTTTAATGCTTTTTTTGCCAATACTCCAGTAGCCATGAGTGTTGGAATGGGTTTGAATGCTTATTTTACTTTTGCAGTTTGTTTAGGACAAAAAATACCATGGCAAAGCGCCTTAGGGGCAGTCTTTATCTCAAGTATCATTTTTCTAATCCTTTCTTTTACACCCTTTCGTCTTTGGGTTATACGCAATATACCTAAAGATTTACGCCTTGCTATTTGTGCAGGGATTGGATGTTTTATCGCTTTTTTAGGTTTAAGCCAAATGGGCATTATAAGTCCTAATAAAGATACTTTAGTCAGCATAGGAAATTTTAAAAATCCCCATGTACTTTTTGGAATTTTTACCCTTGTTTTAATTGTCTTTTTTTGGGCTATAAAGCTAAGGGGAGCTTTTATTTTAGGGGTTTTGATAAGTTCTATTATAGCTTGGATTTTTGAGATTGATAATGCAAGCTTTCCTGAGCAAATCTTTTCCTTACCTAACTTTAGTAGTGAAAATGGTCTAGGAGTTATTTTTTTAGAACTTGATATCAAAAGTGCTTTAAATATCGCTATGATACCTATCATCCTTACTTTTTTCATCACCCAACTTTTTGACAGCATAGGTACTATTACAGGCATAGGCGAGAGGGGTAAAATTTTTGATGATGCAAAAAATGGAGAGAAAAAATTAGGCAAAACTCTCATGGCAGATGCTACAGGTTCGGCTCTAGGAGCTTTAAGTGGAACTTCAACTGTAACTGCTTTTGTAGAAAGCACAACAGGGGTTGAAAGTGGAGGCAGAACAGGACTTACTGCTTTGGTTGTAGCCATTTGCTTTGCTTTTACACTTTTTTTACTTCCGCTTTTTAAAGCCATTCCTGCAAATGCCATATATCCTGTATTAGTAATGGTGGGAATTTTAATGTTTATGGAAGTTAAAAATATAGACTTTAAAGACAGTGCTATTGCGGTAGCTAGTTTCTTTACCATCATTATGATGCCTTTTACTTATTCGATTACCACGGGTTTTGCCTTTGGTTTTCTTTCTTATTTATTGGTTCGAATTTTTAAAAGAGAATGGGATAAGATTAATCTTGGCATTATAGTTTTAAGTCTAATTTCCTTAGGAAATTTCTTACTCATTGCTTTACAATAA
- a CDS encoding Xanthine-guanine phosphoribosyltransferase, with protein sequence MIFYSYEEFKEDVKILAKEIKEDFDPDALLAIARGGMSLGHSLAVALQTRNLFALNSIHYDDTKKLDTIEIFNIPDLSKHKKILLIDDIVDSGESLAEIKKVLLKKFPHIELKIATIFYKKTALLEPEFKIKEAKEWVEFYWDIHI encoded by the coding sequence ATGATTTTTTATTCTTATGAAGAATTTAAAGAAGATGTTAAAATTTTAGCTAAAGAAATCAAAGAAGATTTCGATCCTGATGCGCTTTTAGCCATAGCAAGAGGGGGGATGAGCTTAGGGCATTCTTTGGCAGTTGCTCTTCAAACACGCAATCTTTTTGCTCTAAATTCCATCCACTATGATGATACAAAAAAACTTGATACTATTGAAATTTTTAACATTCCTGATCTTAGCAAACATAAAAAAATTCTACTCATTGATGATATTGTAGATAGTGGGGAAAGTTTAGCCGAAATTAAAAAAGTTTTACTCAAAAAATTTCCACATATTGAACTTAAAATTGCTACGATTTTTTATAAAAAAACCGCTCTTTTAGAACCCGAATTTAAGATCAAAGAAGCTAAAGAATGGGTTGAATTTTACTGGGATATCCACATTTAA
- a CDS encoding [Protein-PII] uridylyltransferase — protein sequence MLNKELELFKKNLTTYAQNYRKFFLKQGSFSLYHSKNMDNFLKKTYDIVLKECFENFLPASDSIPFCVLASKGYAKNNLCANESISLIFVYKDIKAYHLKPMIKAFIEILNDVHLQIDYVVLELNGLYSASNELKTTIIGARFICGSKILFKSVKEKFDSILQTNKNEFAQILLANFKDFNLPFIKQEFNIKKDFGGLDHLRALESLLTLFKNSPKNYALNFMDEKNLSELRLAADFLLSLKSAINLQSNKDQDEFLFSNIHEIAELMYRKGKKNLDAEKILVQKALQSMHTIGFYTHFLAYKIQNELQNLAPKQYRFKNLAEALTFLLDLEDQDIVFDLDLVFVLKNLSYGKKDLEKAFILFEKIFFKRHSFCILKLLLDSGILKELCKPFGMVRFLSDEEGDYSFDEQAFLLLKEFEKYEDELESLKNLSADEKMILKVIILLSAINNENEISLASIYRAYCVKFNLKNDVFELGLRIFKNHNALKELAEKEDVYNPIIICALLSKVENLKTLELLHTLTWLKAKALNRNPFFYKVIDRILENAKQGFDDENLLDETARRVKKELTLKRTKLFLDQNTILQDKIIHIKSNLFIIKNTFEDIVEIARLAKENDFKFWFSNSTNLSLQIVAFKDFKIEIVLTALANLNLVFMNLFELFDDKIYLRFEYDNIITDEQKIKLCELLNSNLSGFSSRKIKKPIIKKDELKLDLNYSKIYAKLSLNTKDQQGLMAYMMNIFNELGLVLSAAKIQTIRQRTRNTFIFQKNDSLEKNEEKLLNSLISE from the coding sequence TTGTTAAACAAAGAATTAGAACTTTTTAAAAAAAACCTTACCACCTATGCGCAAAACTATAGAAAATTTTTTTTAAAACAAGGATCATTTAGTCTTTATCATTCTAAAAATATGGATAATTTTTTAAAAAAAACTTATGATATAGTATTAAAAGAATGTTTTGAAAATTTTTTACCTGCAAGCGATAGTATACCTTTTTGCGTTTTAGCAAGTAAAGGATATGCAAAAAACAATCTTTGTGCAAATGAAAGCATTTCTTTGATTTTTGTTTATAAGGATATTAAAGCTTATCATTTAAAACCTATGATTAAAGCTTTTATAGAGATATTAAACGATGTGCATTTGCAAATTGATTATGTGGTTTTAGAATTAAATGGGCTTTATAGTGCTAGCAATGAACTTAAAACAACCATAATAGGCGCTCGATTTATATGCGGATCTAAAATTTTATTTAAATCGGTCAAAGAAAAATTTGATAGCATACTTCAAACAAATAAAAACGAATTTGCTCAAATTTTGCTTGCAAATTTCAAAGATTTTAACCTTCCTTTTATCAAACAAGAATTCAATATAAAAAAAGATTTTGGAGGCTTAGATCACTTACGAGCCTTGGAAAGCTTATTAACTCTTTTTAAAAATTCCCCTAAAAATTATGCTTTAAATTTTATGGATGAAAAAAATTTAAGTGAGTTGCGCTTAGCGGCGGATTTTTTATTGTCCTTAAAATCTGCTATAAATTTGCAAAGCAATAAAGATCAGGATGAATTTTTATTTAGCAATATCCACGAGATTGCAGAATTGATGTATAGAAAGGGTAAAAAAAATCTAGATGCTGAAAAAATCTTGGTGCAAAAAGCCTTGCAAAGTATGCATACTATAGGTTTTTATACCCATTTTTTGGCTTATAAAATTCAAAATGAATTGCAAAATCTTGCACCAAAACAATACCGATTTAAAAATTTAGCAGAAGCATTGACTTTTTTGTTGGATTTAGAAGATCAAGATATTGTTTTTGATTTGGATTTAGTTTTTGTTCTTAAAAATTTAAGTTATGGAAAAAAAGATTTAGAAAAAGCTTTCATTCTTTTTGAAAAAATATTTTTCAAAAGACACAGTTTTTGCATCTTAAAACTTTTGCTTGACAGTGGAATTTTAAAAGAATTATGCAAGCCTTTTGGTATGGTGCGTTTTTTAAGCGATGAAGAGGGGGATTATAGTTTTGATGAGCAGGCATTTTTGCTTTTAAAAGAATTTGAAAAATATGAAGATGAGCTTGAGAGTTTGAAAAATTTAAGCGCGGATGAGAAAATGATTTTAAAAGTGATCATACTTTTAAGCGCTATCAATAATGAAAATGAAATTTCTTTAGCAAGCATATATAGAGCTTATTGTGTTAAATTTAATCTAAAAAATGATGTTTTTGAGCTAGGACTTAGAATTTTTAAAAATCACAATGCCTTAAAAGAGCTTGCTGAAAAAGAGGATGTTTATAATCCTATCATTATATGTGCTTTGCTTTCCAAGGTTGAAAATTTAAAAACCTTAGAGCTTTTACATACTCTTACTTGGTTAAAAGCAAAAGCTTTAAATCGTAATCCATTTTTTTATAAGGTTATAGATAGGATTTTAGAAAATGCTAAGCAGGGTTTTGATGATGAAAATTTACTCGATGAAACTGCAAGGCGTGTAAAAAAAGAATTAACGCTTAAAAGAACAAAGCTTTTCTTAGATCAAAATACCATCTTACAAGATAAAATCATCCATATAAAATCCAATCTTTTTATCATTAAAAATACTTTTGAAGATATTGTTGAGATTGCACGACTTGCAAAGGAAAATGATTTTAAATTTTGGTTTAGCAATAGCACAAACTTGAGCCTTCAAATCGTTGCTTTTAAAGATTTTAAAATAGAAATTGTTTTAACTGCTTTAGCAAATTTAAATTTGGTTTTTATGAATTTGTTTGAGTTGTTTGATGATAAAATTTATTTAAGATTTGAGTATGATAATATCATCACGGATGAGCAAAAAATCAAACTCTGCGAACTTTTAAATTCAAATTTAAGTGGTTTTTCATCAAGAAAGATTAAAAAGCCAATCATTAAAAAAGATGAGTTAAAATTGGATTTAAATTATTCTAAAATCTATGCAAAACTTAGTTTAAATACAAAAGATCAACAAGGTTTGATGGCATATATGATGAATATTTTTAACGAACTAGGTTTGGTTTTATCTGCAGCAAAAATTCAAACCATACGCCAAAGAACGCGTAATACTTTTATTTTTCAAAAAAATGACAGTTTAGAGAAAAATGAAGAAAAACTATTAAATTCTTTAATAAGTGAGTAA
- a CDS encoding Putative secreted serine protease , subtilisin MEROPS family S8A, producing MKNISFLLSIGIFTQAMALSDFELINVSKAHDQGITGQGIIVGVIDSPINQNHPNFKDKILDQSLGKTGNKAYTPDFNSDVHGSHVAGIIGAKRNNTYPYGVAYDAKIYGLQATGANVGRAVLVPANAYEYFKDKDVKIINNSWGSAIFPVVGMQQLGWYSSALKEQKPDYIISTASSKNITKELIQLSKEKQVLMVFASHNQGISSPDLEAVLPYYDESLKAWLSVGSLDSSKIYKNSEGKLVVEAKGLSDFGNAFVGAENFSLVAPGSNINSINASYGVKDNIFGSIDKKPYRTLSGTSMAAPMVSGAAALVSQKFPFLNGKQIADVLLSTANKNYQAPKLTVKVTKNLLNTQTRKKQDYYTIIYIDQPVPNSKEQIKQDLKSEWYFDTDKILSNLISSYTLMKDAGENYKGIQSLSKEALFGQGILDVTKALGGIAILDANRLEAKDVNSKYNKNEKEAYYSLDTKGYNATFSNDISQKLWDDKTHLDTAKNSARNELKDIQKIGILKTGDGILILSGNNSYKGITLVEKGEIALHKREDKSGGIIAGDVKVLNTGLFSGNGTINQNLHNEGIVRPGNKDLSDLTVKGSYTQTQKATLQLDFGNSGNSKLIANSYDIQGGKLEYIPLPQFYTSGTEVNIDLGSLNKNLDHFTEVKIASNNSVDFIAVLDKDKTSINKKVTESEISSPKEQEKNTSSEIKPSGNKHEESKNDIALDVKPEKPIPDVTIAQPKPTKPEIPLPEKQPEILAPEKQEENTPPQTPEAKPDDTNLAKPVIKPIPEIKPEENKNDTSLNDKSKEPISAPDSTTPQPQPEPIKPEISAPEKQPEILIPEKQEENTPSRTPQTKPDNTILVKPVIKPDAYNTSNTTMGAALRNIRSQNTLKNSYKNYFTFLDSADKPTMQKALKSLESIGYIQNFSELYSQHYQTLQHNMLFALNPSFQNDIMANLKSDPILLAYNPSDAFIDLGLSDRDKKYIWYLSPNFKKIRANDFDGQSVGLNFTLGGNIDDASLLTFSANVSDSSFSFENANFKNQYFNLSSNYVLDLQSFKILSSASIGIIKNDLERQILLSTQTLNANYNSILNSLQLGLAKDFDFNNITLTPLIYFNYNFIRQNAFDESDGLFAKSYEAINHHSTSLAGGLNFAYLLEQENLKTKLSSFFVYEYRLSGKNIHSKVSFKDFPDQKFMQYYNLHSKMITWGISSSFNYPNSFFVRFNLINEFTKNQYNINFSTDLGFRF from the coding sequence TTGAAAAATATTTCATTCCTATTGAGTATAGGAATTTTCACTCAAGCTATGGCTTTAAGCGATTTTGAACTTATCAATGTTTCAAAAGCGCACGATCAAGGTATAACAGGGCAAGGTATTATCGTAGGAGTGATTGACTCTCCTATAAATCAAAATCATCCTAACTTTAAAGATAAAATTTTAGATCAATCTCTAGGCAAAACAGGCAATAAAGCTTATACACCTGATTTTAACTCCGATGTTCATGGTAGTCATGTTGCTGGGATTATCGGCGCAAAACGCAACAATACTTATCCTTATGGGGTAGCTTATGATGCTAAAATTTATGGATTGCAAGCTACTGGAGCAAATGTTGGAAGAGCGGTTCTTGTACCTGCTAATGCTTATGAGTATTTTAAAGACAAGGATGTAAAAATCATTAATAACAGCTGGGGTTCTGCTATTTTCCCTGTTGTTGGTATGCAACAACTTGGATGGTATAGCAGTGCTCTTAAAGAACAAAAACCTGATTATATTATAAGCACTGCTTCAAGTAAAAATATCACCAAAGAGCTTATTCAGCTTTCTAAAGAAAAACAGGTTTTAATGGTTTTTGCCTCACATAATCAAGGCATAAGCTCTCCTGATCTTGAAGCAGTTTTGCCTTATTATGATGAGTCTTTAAAAGCATGGTTGAGCGTGGGTTCCTTAGATTCTTCAAAAATTTATAAAAATTCCGAAGGTAAGCTTGTTGTAGAAGCTAAAGGCTTATCTGATTTTGGTAATGCTTTTGTAGGAGCTGAAAATTTTTCTTTAGTTGCCCCTGGTTCAAATATCAATTCCATCAATGCTTCTTACGGAGTTAAAGATAATATCTTTGGCAGTATAGATAAAAAACCCTATAGAACACTTAGCGGTACTTCTATGGCGGCTCCTATGGTAAGCGGGGCAGCTGCTTTGGTTTCTCAAAAATTTCCTTTTCTCAATGGAAAACAGATTGCCGATGTTTTATTAAGCACTGCAAATAAAAATTATCAAGCTCCAAAACTTACAGTTAAAGTAACTAAGAATTTATTAAACACTCAAACCCGCAAAAAGCAAGATTATTACACTATTATCTATATAGATCAACCGGTGCCAAATAGCAAAGAACAAATCAAACAAGATCTTAAATCAGAATGGTATTTTGATACAGATAAAATTCTTAGCAATCTCATCTCTAGCTATACCCTAATGAAAGATGCAGGTGAAAACTACAAAGGCATTCAAAGCCTTAGCAAAGAAGCACTTTTTGGACAAGGAATTTTAGATGTCACAAAAGCTTTAGGCGGTATAGCCATACTTGATGCCAATCGCCTAGAAGCAAAAGATGTAAATTCTAAATATAACAAAAACGAAAAAGAAGCTTATTATAGCTTAGATACAAAAGGATATAATGCTACTTTTAGCAATGATATTTCTCAAAAACTATGGGATGATAAAACCCATTTAGACACTGCTAAAAACTCTGCTAGAAATGAATTAAAAGATATTCAAAAAATAGGAATTTTAAAGACAGGAGATGGAATTTTAATTCTTAGTGGAAACAATAGCTACAAAGGCATAACCCTTGTTGAAAAAGGAGAGATAGCTCTACACAAACGAGAAGATAAAAGCGGAGGAATAATCGCTGGCGATGTCAAAGTTTTAAATACAGGTTTATTTAGCGGAAATGGAACCATAAATCAAAACCTACACAACGAAGGTATAGTAAGACCGGGAAATAAAGATTTAAGCGATTTAACCGTTAAAGGAAGTTATACACAAACACAAAAAGCAACCTTACAATTAGACTTTGGAAATTCAGGAAATTCGAAACTGATTGCTAATTCTTACGATATCCAAGGTGGAAAATTAGAATACATTCCTTTACCACAATTTTATACAAGCGGCACTGAAGTAAATATCGATTTAGGCTCTTTAAATAAAAATTTAGATCATTTTACTGAGGTGAAAATAGCAAGCAATAATTCGGTAGATTTTATAGCTGTACTAGATAAGGATAAAACAAGTATCAATAAAAAAGTTACAGAATCTGAAATTTCAAGCCCTAAAGAACAGGAAAAAAATACCTCATCAGAAATTAAACCTTCAGGAAATAAACATGAGGAAAGCAAAAATGACATTGCTTTAGATGTTAAACCTGAAAAACCCATACCTGATGTCACTATAGCCCAACCTAAGCCTACAAAACCTGAAATTCCACTCCCTGAAAAGCAACCTGAAATTTTAGCTCCTGAAAAACAAGAAGAAAACACCCCGCCACAAACACCTGAAGCTAAGCCTGATGATACAAATTTAGCAAAACCTGTAATTAAACCTATTCCTGAAATTAAACCTGAAGAAAACAAAAATGATACTTCTTTAAATGATAAGTCTAAAGAACCAATATCTGCACCTGATAGCACTACACCACAACCCCAACCTGAACCTATAAAGCCTGAAATTTCAGCCCCTGAGAAGCAACCTGAAATTTTAATTCCTGAAAAACAAGAAGAAAACACTCCATCACGCACACCTCAAACCAAACCTGATAATACAATCTTAGTAAAACCTGTAATCAAGCCCGATGCTTACAATACTTCAAATACGACTATGGGAGCTGCACTAAGAAATATTCGTTCGCAAAACACACTTAAAAACTCTTATAAAAATTATTTTACATTCTTAGACAGTGCCGATAAACCAACGATGCAAAAAGCCTTAAAAAGTTTAGAATCAATCGGATATATCCAAAACTTTTCAGAGCTTTATTCTCAGCACTATCAAACCTTACAACACAATATGCTTTTTGCCTTAAATCCAAGTTTTCAAAATGATATTATGGCAAATTTAAAAAGCGATCCTATACTTTTAGCTTATAATCCAAGCGATGCTTTTATCGATCTTGGTTTAAGTGATAGAGATAAAAAATACATCTGGTATCTTAGCCCTAATTTCAAAAAAATAAGAGCAAATGATTTTGATGGGCAAAGCGTGGGGCTAAATTTTACCCTTGGGGGAAATATCGATGATGCATCCTTGCTTACTTTTAGCGCAAATGTTTCAGATTCTTCATTCAGTTTTGAGAATGCAAATTTTAAAAATCAATATTTTAATCTTTCAAGCAACTATGTTTTGGATTTGCAAAGTTTTAAAATTTTAAGCAGTGCAAGCATAGGGATTATAAAAAATGACTTAGAAAGACAAATTCTGCTAAGTACGCAAACACTTAATGCAAACTATAATAGCATTTTAAATTCATTACAACTTGGACTAGCGAAAGATTTTGATTTTAACAATATCACTCTAACACCCTTGATTTATTTTAATTATAATTTCATTAGACAAAATGCCTTTGATGAAAGCGATGGACTTTTTGCTAAATCTTACGAAGCTATAAATCATCACAGCACATCTTTAGCAGGGGGTTTAAATTTTGCCTATCTTTTAGAACAAGAAAATTTAAAAACAAAATTGTCAAGTTTTTTCGTTTACGAATATAGACTTAGTGGAAAGAATATACACAGCAAAGTTAGTTTTAAAGATTTTCCGGATCAAAAATTCATGCAATATTATAATCTTCATTCTAAAATGATTACTTGGGGAATTAGCTCGAGTTTTAATTACCCTAATTCTTTCTTTGTGAGATTTAATTTAATTAATGAATTTACCAAAAATCAATATAATATCAATTTTTCAACTGATTTAGGATTTAGATTTTGA
- a CDS encoding Gene SCO4494, often clustered with other genes in menaquinone via futalosine pathway — protein sequence MKNLLEKLENEERLNENEANALWDLDLFTLAKFAHKRRTKLHGKKVYFNINRHINPTNICADTCKFCAFSAHRKNPNPYLMSHEEIMKIVDDTVTRGTKEVHIVSAHNKDTSWQWYLEIFKMIKEKYPQIHIKAMTAAEIDFLHRRFKMSYEEVIEKMLEYGVDSMPGGGAEIFDEEIRKKICHGKVSSENWLKIHKLWHNKGKQSNATMLFGHIEERHHRIDHMLRLRALQDESGGFNAFIPLVWQRDNSYIQTDKIMDSEEILKTIAISRLVLDNIKNIKAYWATMTLNLAMVAQEFGANDLDGTIEKESIQSAGGAKSARGTNLKTFIEMIKTANLTPVERDSLYNELKTY from the coding sequence ATGAAAAATCTACTTGAAAAACTAGAAAATGAAGAAAGATTAAATGAAAATGAGGCAAATGCTCTATGGGATTTAGATCTTTTTACTTTAGCTAAATTTGCTCATAAAAGACGCACCAAGCTTCATGGAAAAAAGGTATATTTTAATATAAATCGCCATATAAATCCTACAAATATTTGTGCAGATACATGCAAATTTTGCGCCTTTTCAGCACACCGAAAAAATCCAAATCCTTATCTTATGAGTCATGAAGAAATCATGAAAATAGTTGATGATACCGTCACTCGTGGTACTAAAGAAGTACACATTGTTTCAGCACACAACAAAGATACAAGCTGGCAGTGGTATTTAGAAATTTTTAAAATGATTAAAGAAAAATACCCTCAAATACACATAAAAGCTATGACAGCAGCAGAGATTGACTTTTTACATCGTCGTTTTAAAATGAGCTATGAAGAAGTGATAGAAAAAATGCTTGAATACGGTGTAGACTCTATGCCTGGAGGCGGGGCTGAAATTTTTGATGAAGAAATACGCAAAAAAATTTGTCACGGAAAAGTAAGCAGTGAAAATTGGCTTAAAATTCACAAACTTTGGCACAACAAGGGTAAGCAAAGCAATGCTACTATGCTTTTTGGACATATTGAAGAAAGACACCATAGAATCGATCATATGCTAAGACTTCGTGCTTTACAAGATGAAAGCGGAGGTTTTAACGCCTTCATTCCTTTGGTTTGGCAAAGAGATAATAGCTACATACAAACAGATAAGATTATGGACAGTGAAGAAATCTTAAAAACCATAGCTATTTCTCGCTTGGTACTTGATAATATCAAAAATATTAAAGCTTACTGGGCGACTATGACTTTAAATTTAGCTATGGTTGCGCAAGAATTTGGCGCAAATGACTTAGATGGCACCATAGAAAAAGAAAGTATACAAAGCGCAGGAGGAGCAAAATCTGCTAGAGGCACAAATTTAAAAACCTTTATTGAAATGATAAAAACAGCAAATTTAACTCCTGTAGAACGCGATAGTTTATATAATGAACTAAAAACTTACTAG